The Diospyros lotus cultivar Yz01 chromosome 15, ASM1463336v1, whole genome shotgun sequence genome has a window encoding:
- the LOC127791528 gene encoding ABC transporter C family member 3 isoform X2 has translation MELLQAPKTGLSNFLTRLYSASMPSDFLLRPIFLHGVSGSLHLLLLLSLFVFWVWRRVRIGRHGGPKQSAMRARISCFKQALFCSLALSLFNLVLCSLSYFYWYRNGWSEEKIALISDFGLRALAWFAVSVYLQTHLSDSGQMKFPVLLRAWWGFYFSLSCYFLLVDFLLNQKGRSLPIQLLAPDAISAITGLFLCYLGFLGRRVGEGEGEGEGEDDILQEPLLNGTTSLSNGTDLNKSSEGEIDAPCENVSLFSILTFSWMGNLIRVGYKKTLNLEDVPQLANVDRVKGAFSIFSSKIESDGGSGNRVTTMKLVKALISVTSREILLTALLVFVYTLASYVGPYLIDTFVQYLNGRREFNNEGYVLVSAFFIAKLIECLAQRRRFFKLQQAGIRARAVLVTMIYNKGLTISCQSKQGHTSGEIINFMTIDAERIGDFGWYIHDPWMVLLQIGLALVILYRNLGLACVATLVATIIVMLVNVPLGKFQEKFQDNLMKSKDNRMKAESEILRNMRILKLQAWEMKFLSKVVDLRQTEEGWLRKFLYTLAMTSFVFWVAPVFVSVATFGACILMGIPLESGKILSALATFRILQEPIYNLPDTISMIVQTKVSLDRIAAFLSLDDLQPDVIEKLPRDSSQTAIEIVDGNFSWDVSSHSPTLKDINISVSRGMRVAVCGTVGSGKSSLLSCILGEIPKVSGTIKLFGTKAYVAQSPWIQSGKIEENILFGREMDRDKYEKVLEACSLKKDLEILSFGDQTEIGERGINLSGGQKQRIQIARALYQDADIYLFDDPFSAVDAHTGSHLFKECLLGQLGSKTVVYVTHQVEFLPAADLILVMKDGMITQAGKYNDILSSGTDFMELVGAHREALSVLDSRVAGSASKNLNINEEEDGIGSVNKFVKKEEAGDSQNGKADDVVGQKGQLTQEEEREKGRVGFPVYWKYITTAYGGALVPLILMAQILFQGLQIGSNYWMAWATPVSKDMAPPVGGVTLLSVYVALAIGSAFCVFTRVFLLITAGYKTATALFSKMHYCISRAPMSFFDATPSGRILNRASTDQSTIDLDIPFRVAAVALSTIQLLGIIAVMSQVAWQVFVIFIPVIATCIWLQQYYIPSARELARLVGVCKGPVIQHFAETISGSTTIRSFDQESRFKELYMKLTDAYSRPKFYNAAAMEWLCFRMDMLSSITFAFSLVVLISIPTGAIDPSIAGLAVTYGLNLNRLQAWVIWNICNMENKIISVERILQYTTIPSEPPLVIEANRPNSQWPSQGEVNIRDLQVQYAPHLPLVLRGLTCTFPGGMKTGIVGRTGSGKSTLIQTLFRIVDPTVGQILIDGVDISSIGLHDLRSRLSIIPQDPTMFEGTVRSNLDPLEEYTDEQIWEALDKCQLVDEVKKKEGKLDSSVTENGENWSMGQRQLVCLGRVLLKKSKVLVLDEATASVDTATDTLIQQTLKQHFSECTVLTIAHRITSVLDSDMVLLLDNGLVMEYDSPIKLLQNKSSSFSRLVAEYSSRSNSTFK, from the exons ATGGAACTTCTTCAAGCGCCGAAGACCGGTTTGTCCAATTTCCTCACCCGCTTGTACTCCGCCTCCATGCCCAGTGATTTCCTCCTCAGACCCATCTTCCTTCATGGGGTTTCCGGTTCACTCCACCTGCTTTTGCTGCTTTCTCTCTTTGTCTTCTGGGTCTGGAGGAGGGTCAGGATTGGCCGCCATGGAGGCCCGAAACAGAGCGCCATGAGAGCTAGAATCTCCTGCTTTAAGCAAGCTCTGTTTTGCTCTCTGGCTCTCTCACTCTTTAATCTCGTTCTTTGTTCGTTGAGCTACTTTTATTGGTATCGAAATGGTTGGTCTGAGGAGAAGATTGCACTTATCTCGGATTTTGGACTCAGAGCGCTGGCTTGGTTTGCCGTCTCTGTTTATTTGCAGACCCATTTGTCTGATTCGGGGCAAATGAAGTTCCCAGTTTTGTTAAGAGCCTGGTGGGGGTTTTACTTCTCACTGTCatgttatttccttcttgttGATTTCCTCCTTAATCAGAAGGGCCGGTCCTTACCAATTCAATTGTTGGCACCGGATGCTATTTCGGCGATTACGGGTTTGTTCTTGTGTTATTTGGGGTTTTTGGGAAGGAGGGTAGGTGAAGGTGAAGGTGAAGGTGAAGGTGAAGATGATATTCTTCAAGAACCCCTTTTGAATGGTACTACTAGTCTGAGTAATGGTACAGATTTGAACAAGTCTAGTGAAGGTGAAATCGATGCCCCTTGTGAAAATGTTAGTTTATTTAGCATCCTGACTTTCTCTTGGATGGGTAATTTGATTAGAGTGGGTTATAAGAAAACTTTAAACCTTGAGGATGTTCCTCAACTTGCCAATGTTGACAGGGTGAAAGGGgccttttcaatttttagtagtaaGATAGAGTCAGATGGTGGAAGTGGAAATAGAGTAACGACAATGAAGCTGGTGAAGGCCCTGATCTCCGTTACGTCCAGAGAGATTCTGTTGACGGCTCTTCTTGTATTCGTATATACGCTGGCGTCTTATGTTGGTCCTTACCTCATAGACACCTTTGTTCAGTACCTTAACGGACGTCGGGAGTTCAATAATGAAGGCTATGTTTTGGTCTCTGCATTCTTCATTGCAAAGCTCATCGAGTGCTTGGCGCAGAGGCGCCGGTTCTTCAAGTTGCAGCAGGCTGGAATTAGGGCCAGGGCAGTTCTTGTTACCATGATCTACAATAAAGGTTTGACCATATCGTGCCAATCGAAACAAGGGCACACGAGTGGGGAGATCATTAATTTCATGACTATTGATGCGGAGAGGATTGGGGACTTTGGTTGGTATATACATGATCCATGGATGGTGCTCCTGCAAATTGGTTTGGCCTTGGTGATATTGTACAGAAATCTTGGGCTTGCTTGCGTTGCGACTTTAGTTGCCACCATAATTGTGATGTTGGTAAATGTTCCACTTGGGAAGTTCCAGGAGAAGTTTCAGGATAATTTAATGAAATCCAAAGACAACAGGATGAAAGCAGAATCTGAAATCTTGAGGAACATGAGGATTCTCAAGCTTCAGGCCTGGGAGATGAAGTTTTTGTCAAAAGTGGTTGATCTCAGGCAAACTGAAGAAGGATGGTtgagaaaatttttatatacgTTAGCTATGACATCTTTTGTCTTTTGGGTTGCCCCTGTATTTGTGTCCGTAGCCACTTTTGGTGCTTGTATTCTTATGGGTATCCCACTTGAATCAGGGAAGATCTTATCAGCACTCGCAACATTTAGAATACTTCAAGAGCCTATTTATAACCTTCCCGACACAATCTCAATGATTGTCCAGACTAAAGTGTCCCTTGACCGCATAGCAGCATTCCTTAGTCTCGATGACTTGCAGCCTGATGTCATAGAGAAGCTTCCTAGAGACAGTTCTCAAACTGCAATTGAGATTGTTGATGGGAATTTCTCTTGGGATGTATCTTCCCACAGTCCAACGCTTAAAGATATAAATATCAGTGTGTCCCGTGGCATGAGGGTTGCTGTTTGTGGTACTGTTGGCTCAGGCAAATCAAGTTTGCTCTCATGTATTTTGGGGGAAATTCCCAAAGTATCAGGGACCATTAAGCTCTTCGGAACAAAGGCCTACGTTGCCCAGTCACCATGGATACAGAGTGGGAAGATAGAAGAGAATATACTGTTTGGCAGGGAAATGGACCGAGACAAGTATGAGAAGGTACTTGAAGCCTGTTCTCTGAAGAAAGACCTGGAAATTCTATCATTTGGTGATCAGACAGAGATAGGTGAGAGGGGAATCAACTTGAGTGGAGGCCAGAAGCAGAGGATACAGATTGCACGTGCTCTATACCAAGATGCAGATATTTATCTGTTCGATGATCCATTTAGTGCTGTAGATGCTCATACAGGAAGCCATCTCTTTAAG GAATGTCTACTGGGACAATTGGGTTCAAAAACAGTGGTGTATGTTACTCATCAAGTAGAGTTCTTACCTGCTGCAGATCTCATCCTG GTCATGAAAGATGGAATGATTACTCAAGCTGGGAAGTACAACGACATACTCAGTTCAGGTACTGACTTTATGGAACTTGTGGGAGCACACAGGGAAGCTTTATCAGTCTTGGATTCCAGAGTGGCTGGTTCAGCCTCGAAAAACTTAAATATCAATGAGGAGGAGGATGGTATTGGGAGTGTTAACAAGTTTGTCAAGAAAGAGGAAGCTGGGGATAGTCAAAATGGTAAGGCTGATGATGTGGTGGGACAAAAAGGACAACTCACtcaagaggaagaaagagagaaaggcaGAGTTGGTTTTCCAGTCTACTGGAAATATATAACAACAGCATATGGAGGAGCTCTTGTGCCCCTCATATTGATGGCACAGATTCTGTTTCAGGGACTTCAAATTGGAAGCAACTATTGGATGGCTTGGGCAACTCCTGTGTCAAAGGATATGGCACCTCCAGTTGGAGGTGTTACTCTCCTGAGCGTTTATGTAGCTTTGGCAATTGGAAGTGCTTTTTGTGTCTTCACCAGAGTCTTTCTTCTTATAACAGCTGGGTATAAAACTGCCACAGCACTCTTCTCTAAAATGCATTACTGCATCTCCCGTGCTCCCATGTCATTCTTTGATGCCACCCCAAGTGGACGAATCTTAAATAGA GCATCTACAGACCAAAGTACGATAGATTTGGATATTCCTTTTCGAGTTGCGGCAGTTGCTCTCTCAACGATACAGCTCCTGGGAATTATTGCAGTAATGTCACAGGTTGCATGGCAGGTCTTTGTTATATTCATTCCTGTAATTGCAACCTGCATTTGGTTACAG CAATATTACATACCTTCAGCACGAGAACTTGCACGCTTGGTTGGAGTATGCAAAGGTCCAGTTATACAGCATTTTGCTGAAACCATCTCAGGATCAACTACTATCAGGAGCTTTGATCAGGAATCAAGATTCAAGGAGTTATATATGAAACTGACAGATGCATATTCTCGACCAAAGTTTTATAATGCTGCTGCAATGGAATGGCTATGCTTCCGCATGGATATGTTGTCTTCTATTACATTTGCCTTTTCTCTGGTTGTCTTGATCTCTATACCAACAGGAGCAATTGATCCAa GTATTGCAGGATTAGCAGTGACGTATGGGCTTAATCTTAACAGGTTACAGGCATGGGTTATATGGAATATTTGCAATATggagaataaaattatatcagtTGAAAGAATACTTCAGTACACTACTATCCCGAGTGAGCCTCCTCTTGTGATTGAAGCAAATAGACCAAATAGTCAGTGGCCGTCACAGGGAGAAGTCAATATAAGAGATCTGCAG GTCCAATATGCCCCGCACTTGCCACTCGTTTTACGAGGCCTTACATGCACTTTCCCTGGTGGAATGAAGACTGGAATTGTTGGGAGGACGGGCAGTGGCAAGTCAACGCTCATACAGACACTCTTCCGCATTGTTGATCCTACTGTTGGTCAAATTCTGATAGATGGTGTAGACATTTCCTCAATTGGACTGCATGATTTACGGTCTAGGTTAAGCATCATTCCTCAGGATCCAACCATGTTTGAAGGAACTGTGCGAAGCAACTTGGACCCCCTCGAAGAGTACACTGATGAACAGATTTGGGAG GCTCTTGACAAGTGCCAGCTTGTAGATgaagtcaagaagaaggaaggcAAGCTTGATTCATCAG TTACCGAGAATGGGGAGAATTGGAGTATGGGTCAGAGGCAACTTGTTTGCCTTGGCCGGGTGCTACTCAAGAAAAGCAAGGTCTTGGTGCTCGATGAAGCAACAGCATCAGTCGACACTGCAACCGACACTCTTATTCAGCAAACACTCAAGCAACACTTCTCAGAATGTACGGTTTTAACCATTGCACACAGGATAACATCTGTACTCGATAGCGACATGGTTCTGCTGTTAGATAATG GACTTGTAATGGAATATGATTCCCCAATAAAGTTGCTCCAAAACAAGTCATCCTCCTTCTCAAGGTTAGTTGCAGAATACAGTTCAAGATCCAATTCTACTTTCAAGTAA